The following DNA comes from Nitrosarchaeum sp..
TTTGTTTATTTGCACTTTGCTGTTGTTCTAATAATTTTTTTAAATCATTTTTAGTTTGAAATTCAAGTTGATTAATCAAATTTTGATATTCATTTTCTAATAATTTTTTTGTATCAATAGTAGGAGGAAATGCCCCTATGATTTCTTTTGTAGTGATTTTTCCAAATACTTTCAAATTTAAATCAGTCAAAAGTAAAAACACCAGTCAATATCATAAAAATAATTTGCAATTATGTAGAATTAATGTTTTTTTAAAGATTGATTTGAAGATATTAATGATAATTATTGCATTAAAAAACACAAATAAATGAAAAAGTATTATTTTTCTAAATTTGAAAATCATATTAGAATTTAAAAAATCATGTAAAATGTATTTTTATTATATAAATGAAAATCAATAATCGTGTTCATTAAAATCTGAACCAAGTGATATTGTTGCAATTACTGTATTTTTTGTAGTTTGAAATTTAATATTTTTGTTTGGCATAAATTGATTAAAAATTTCTTTTAGTAATTGTTCTGTGAAAAATGACCAATTCATTCCTAATTCATGTTGAATAATAAAATGATGTAAATCTCCTTCAATTCTATGATCTGATTTCATTCCAGATGCACGCATGTAATCTTCTAATGTTTCAATACAACGTTTCAGATCATATTTTCCTTTCATAAAAAGAACTGTATCTTTAATAATTGGTAAAACTGATTTAATGATTTCATTGATATCATCTCCATTCATTTCAGCACCTAACGAATCCAAGATTCCTCTTGGAATTGGAATCATTCCAATTTTATCACCAAATCGATCCCAGTTTACATATTTTTCAAGAATTTGTTTTACCAAAACATTTTGTGAAATTTTGTTATTCATTGCTACTGTTTCTAATTCTTCAACAATTTTAGATGGTAGACGATAAGTAATACTACGTGTTTTTTCTTTTTGAATATTAGATTGGTTTTTTGAGGGAGTAGATTTCACAAAGCTTTGATCGATTATGAGTATATAAGGTATGTTGAAAATTTTACAAATTATTTAGATTTTTTTTTATTAAAGAAAAATTCTTTTTTGTCTTCTAAATCATCTACATATGTATCCATATCTAATTTGAATTCTTCCTCATCAGCATATGCTCGTTCTGCATGTTCACTAATATCTAATCCCGCATCTTCAACTTCTGGTGATACTCTAACTCCAATTAAGAAATCCAGAATTTTCATAATTATCCATGTTCCACAAAAACCAAGAACTGCTGCTACACCAACTCCTATTGCTTGAATTCCTAATTGATCAGGATTACCAAATAGTAATCCATTTGGTCCAGCTGGATTAACTAATTTACTTGCAAAGAGTCCAATTGAAAGAGAACCAATAATTCCTGCAACGCCGTGAACTGAACTAACATCTAGCGCATCATCTATCTTTAGTTTCTCTTTGAAGATTATAATTCCAGAATAGGATGCTATACCAATTGCTATACCAATAACGAAAGAATGTTCTACACTAACAAATCCTGATGCTGGTGTAATTCCTGCAAGACCTGCAATGGCACCATTGACTGCTGCGACAACAGAAGGTTTGCCTGTTCTCATCCATGACAATCCGACCCAAATTAGTGCAGATACTGAAGATGCCATATGGGTTACAATAACTGTGTTACCTGCTAGAGAACCAGAAGCTAATGCACTACCTGCATTGAATCCAAACCAACCTAACCAAAGGAGTGATGAACCTACTACTGCCAAGGGTATACTATGAGGAATTTCAATTGCAGGACCAAAGAATCTTCTACGACCAAGTACTATAGCTGCAGCTAGTGCACCCATTCCAACACTTGTATGAATAACTATTCCACCTGCAAAATCAACAACACCAAGTTCTGCTAACCAACCACCTCCCCATACCCAATGAACAAGCGGGTAATAGATCAGAATAGACCAAGAAGCTATGAAGATAATAAATGAACTAAATTTCATTCTTTCTGCAATAGTACCAGTTAGAAGTAATGGGGTAATTGCAGCAAACATCAATTGGAATTTTACAAACAATACACCTGGAATAGTTGGTGCATAATCAAGCGCTTCATCCCATGGAACTCCTTTTAGAAACACCCAATCCATATTTCCAATAAATCCACCTGATTCATCAGGACCAAATGATAAACTAAATCCAAAAACAAACCACATTACACTAAGTAAAGCTAATCCAAAAAAGATTTGCATAAAAACAGATACGGCGTTTTTCTTTCTCAATAATCCTGATTCAAAAAGTCCAAGGGCAGGTATCATTAAAAGAACTAAACTTCCGGCTACAAGCATCCATGCGGTATCACCTGTATCTATCGGCATGCTAGTTTTCAAGGTCTAAAACTAAATAATAATAACGAAATTAGCTAACCATTTGATTATCACTTGATTATCAAAATCTGAAACTATTATTTGTGAAAAACCTTTTAGAATTATCAAATGCTAAGAATTGAAGCACTATTAGGAAATAATGATGTAATGGCGATAAGTGAAGCTTTAAGAAAAATTGAGATTGGTGGTTTAACGGTGGGTAAAGTTAGAGGAAGAGGAAAAAAACCACCAGCAGAAATTCATGCATCTAAAGGAAGTGCCATATTTCAGCCTCAATTCAGTGAAAAATATGTCATAGTAGTAATTATTCCAGAAAGTAAGGAAGAAGAAGTTATCAATATCATTAAAACAAAAGGAAGTGTTGGAAAGATCTTTGTTTCACCAATATTACGTGCCATAGATATTGGAACTGGGAAGGAAGGAGAAGAAACAATTTAACTAAAAATCATGAAAATTATTTTCATAAACAATTGTAGAGTGTTTTAGCTGTTTCTCAATAGTTGGAAGATATCCCATAATACAATAATTAACAAAACTACTAAATGATTTAATTCTATAATCTGACTGTAATTTTTCTTGATTATCTTCATATATTTTTTCAAGTTTTATTAATGTAAACTTATGAAGTGGAACTAGTCTGCTTCTCTTAGTTTTTGGTTTGGAAGAGAAAAAGATTTTATCAGATTCAAGATCATGTTGTGCACTGAGTGTATTCATATCTACAACTTCTTCCATTTCTGAAATGAAGATTTTTCCTCCTTGTTTTTCAGAAAAACCAGAGTTCTTAGAAATTAAATTAATTACTTGTCTTGCATCTTTTTCTAAAACAACCAATTCTATTTTGGAAAGTGGAATTGCTTTAACATTAGTTGAACCAGCTTTTGCACCTGATTGTTTATCAAAAATTTTGTTATCTTCTAAATTTCGTTTATCAATAATTGAATACCCCATACTACTTAATTCACTAATAATTACAGGGTATGTTGAACGCTTAATTATCGCTTCAATTTTTTTCATAAAAAAAATTTGAAAATAGGTTATTTATGTGTCTATTTGATTATTATTCATGATTTTCAAAATTATGTCTATGAAGTAAGAGTGGCTAAAAAATATCAAGAACAATTGAAGAATCTGAATAAAATTTGTTTATTAGAATAGAAAAGAGGCTTAATTTACAGATTGAGTTAATAAAACATTATAAGAAATCACTACAGGTAAACAGTATGGCAATTCCAGAAGATGTTCAAGAATATGTAGAAAAAAATGTTAAATTAATGATATCTCAGACTGAAACTTATCTTCCTTTTATCAAAATAGCATTTCCCTATTCACAAAATTTGGCAGATGGTGTTTACAATCTAATTATAGGTAGTGCATTGTCTGTTTTTGTAAATCAGTATGCAATGAGGATGAAGTATCCATCAGCAGAAGATTTTGCAGATTTTGGAAGATTAACTTTCAAGTATAGGGAACAAATAGATAAATTCTTTAAATAATTATTTTAGAATCTTAATTTACTAAAGATAAAAAAATTGTGTGATTATCTAAAAAATTTAAGAGAGTAATATCATATACTTAGAATATAGGTAATCCAATTTTTCTAATACTATCTTTAGATCTATTTTTTGCTCGTTTAGATAATGTTCGTAATAATTTTTGGCTCAAATCTTCTAAAACCTCACTTAAATCAAACCCAATCGAACTGAAGATTAGTGGGGTATGATGTGAAATTATAATCATAACTGCTACTTCAAATTTTCCTTCTTTTTTATTTCCAGTTCTTTGTTGTTTTATTGAAACTCTAGCTTCATGTATTTCAGAATATACGTTTTGTAATCTTTTTAGAATTTTTGCAAATTTTGAATTAATTAATTCTATATTTTCTTGATCATCAGGCATGCCAACAATGTATAGTGGAATTTGAGTTTCGAGTTTAGATGCTAGTAAAACAAGTATGTCTCTATAAGTGATAATACCTTGGAGATTATCCCAGAGATTAACTAGACAACATGTAGTATTTGTTTTTAGCATTAAATTGATAATTTTATTTAAATCATCATTAGCAGAACATAATGGAATTCTAGTACTTCCTAAATTACCAATATTAGATTCTAATGCATGAAGAGTTTTTGGGATCATGGATTTTCGTCCTTGTTTTTCTGATGGAATAATTGATTGAAGTATATGGTATGATGTAAGAACTTGTTTAATCTTTCCCTGATTCAAAACTGGCAAATGATCTATTCTTTTATTAGTCATAATTCGTCTTGCATTGCTAATAGATTCACTAGAAGAGATAGTTATAGGGTTTTTAGTATAAATCAAGTTAGCTTTAATCCATTTGTTATCCTTTGATGATAGTAGTTTGATAATTTGTTTGGATGTCACAACACCAATTATTTGGTTTTTATCTACTACAGGTACGTCTCTTATTCTATAATGTGCCATAATATTTGCTACTTTCTGGACAGATTCATTTTGTGTAACGTGTGGTATAGGATAAAGAAATGATTCAATTTTCATTTTATTAATATTTTTAGCGTTTAGAAGAGATCTAATATTTGTAGAAAGTACATTTTTATCTTTAAGATAAAAAACATCATAACAATTATTCTTAGTAATCTTATTGATTACACTCGAAATGGTATCAGTAGGATCTATAGTTATTGCTTTTGAAATCAGGGATTTCACTTTAATCAATTGAATGGTTTTCATATGTTCATGAATTGTATCACTAATCATTTTGTTAATCTTATGTAAAAATAATTTAATAGTAAATTAAAGGTATTGTTATATTTTCATCGTTGATATTCATAAATGATTTTTTAGTCGATGTATTTAACTAATAATATCAAAGCAAAATTATGAGATTAAAAAATACAGATCTAAATAAAATAATTAAAAGAACCATTACAATTAGTCCAAATGCAAGTATATTAGATGCAAGAGAAATTTTACTCAGACATAACTTAAAACGACTTGTAATAATAGATTCAAAAAAATGCCCTATTGGAATAATTACAGAAAAAGATATTGCAAAAACTATCTATGCTCTTGGTGATAAACCAATTAAATCTGTCAAAGTCTCTGGTTTTATGTCTAAAAAATTAATTACAGTAAAGAGAACAGATTCAATTTATGATTGTGCTAAATTAATGAAAAAAAATCATATAGGTTCCATAATTGTATTAGGTAATAATGGTATTCTAGAGGGTTTAATCACAAAAACTGATCTTGCGTCTATCTTTTTGACACATGCAATTTCACCACTAAAAGTTTCAAAGATCATGACTAGAAATGTAATCACTGCTATGCCTGGAGATTCATTATTGTATGTAGAAAGTCTGTTAATTCATAATAGAATTTCAAGAATTGTAATTCAGAGAAATAGAATTCCTGTTGGAATTATCACATACAGAGATTTTGTTCCAGCAAAATTACCCTATTGGTTATCTCAATCGGCTGATCCAAAAGAAGTTGAAAATTATAAAATGAATAGTCCTAATGAGTTTCAAGTAAATCAAATGAATCATCTACTTCATTTCAAAGCTGTTGATATAATGTCGTCAAATCCAATTACAATTGAAGCTGATGAGGATGTTGGAATAGCTGTATTACTAATGATTAGAAATGGAATTAGTGGATTACCAGTTGTAAAAAAATCAAAACTGGTAGGAATTATCACTAAAGCAGATATCGTAAATGCTATTGCACAAGCCTAGTTTGATTATTATGATTGATAATCTTGATTTGGTGTTAAATCATAAAAATATAGGTTAAAAGTGAATGATTAGAAAAAATATAAAAAAAATTCTTGTTCCTCTTGATGGTTCTAAAAATTCTATGAGAGGATTGGATGAGGCAATTTATCTTGCAAGACAATGTCATGCAACAATTACAGGATTGTATGTAATTCCAATTTATCCAAGAAATTTTAGTGATGCTATAATGCCATATCAGATGCACCTTACAAAATCGGCAAAAAAATTCATGGAGTCTTCAAAAACTAGATGTGCACAAAAAGGAATTGTGTTTAAATCTAAAATAATTTTTGGAAGCCCAATTGTAGAAATTATTGATATGGCAAAAGGATTTGATATCATTGTTATTGGATCTAGAGGTCAAAGTGGATTAAAAGAAATTTTCTTAGGGAGTGTTGCAAATGCCGTGGTACACAAATCAAAAATTCCGGTATTAGTCATAAAGTAGTGATCACATTGTTTTCAAAAATGCTAACCAAAATCCTTGTTCCATATGATGGTTCTAAATATTCAATAAAAGCATTAACTAGAGCTATGGAGCTTGCACATAATCTTGATTCAGAGATTTTTCTATTTTCTGTCATTTATTTAGATTATATTTCGCCACCAGGAATGTTAGGATTAACTAAAATAAAATCAGAAAAAGAGACTAGAAAAAAATGGAAAAAGTCAGTTATGGCAGATTCAGAAAAAATGTTAAAAACAGCAATTAAAAGATGTAATGAGAAAGGAATTTCTGCAACATATCATATTACATATGGTAATGTTGTAAATGAAATTTTGAAATTTGCAAAAAGAAAGAATATTTCATTAATAGTAATTGGCAGTTATGGTTTGCATGGGATTAATAAATTAAAAACACTGGGAAGTACTAGTAGAAAAATTTCAGAATTAGCTAAATGCCCTGTATTATTAGTTAAATAATTTTTAGACTAATTCGCCTAGAAAATGAACTACTTTGTTTACAACAATTACTGTTCTATCTTTAGGAACATGAAATAATTTTTCTGAATTGTCCGATGTTTCAATTATCATTTTAGAATAAGGATCTTTAAGTGACTTGTATAAAACCCCCCTATCTCCCACTGATTGAGACCAATTTGTACCTTGTAAAAACGAAATTGATTCAAATTTAATGACATGATATGAAAAAACCATGTTTAAACTCAAAAATTCTCTTTTTCCATTCTAGTAATAATTTGATCACATATTTTCCTCATTTCTGAATCAGATCCAACACTGCAAATTTTTACTAAATCAGTGGTTGTAACAATTCCAATAATCTGATTATCTTTTTTGACAGGTAATTTGTGAATATTATTTATTTTCATAATTTGGGCAGCTTCCCATACTGTTTCATTTGGGTCTATTTCAATCAACGGTGAAGACATTACTTCTTCTAATACAATAGATAGTGGTTTTTCTTTAGCAGTTATTCGTTTAACGAAGTCTCTTTCGGTTAAAATTCCCACAGGTAATTGATTTTTAGTTACAATTATGCAACCAATGTTCTTTTCATCCATTAATTTTGCAGCATCTTTAATTGAAGTAGACACATCTAGTGTGGCTAAATCATTAATCATTACATCTTTTACAAATGTATGTGTCATGTTATTTTCTATGATTTTCTTTTTATAAATAAGATCCTTATTTTCATACAAGAAAGTAACTGAATAATTGATTATTTTACAATTAACACTGGAATTTTTGATTTGTGTAAAACATAATTGGATGTACTTCCTAGAAAAGCCTCTTTAATAGAACTCATTCCTCTAGATCCAATAACAATAATGTCATATGCTTTGTTATCTGCGTAGTTTATGATTTTTGGCCCTTCGTCACCGTAAGCAATATCATCATCAAAAAGAATGCCATTTTGTCCACAACGTATTTTTGCTTTTGATATAAATTTTGAAGCATTATTTAGTAAATATTTTTCCAAGTAAGAAATTTGTGAATCTGACAAAGGTTTTGCTATTGGAATTACATACAATCCTGTAATTGTTGCATGACATTGTCTTGCAAGATAAATTGCCTCATCCAATCCTCTCATAGAATTTTTAGAACCATCAAGAGGAACAAGAATTTTTTTTATATTTTTCACAATTATCTGATAGAAGAACTGAAATTAAGAGTATTACAACATTATCGAGTTTGATTTTCAACTATGAAATTGTACATAGCCACTATATACAGAAAATTTAATAATAATTTGAAAATGACTGATGCAGATAAAATTACGGTTAGAGATATCATGACAAAATCTGTGATTGCAGTAGATTCTACAATTACTGTAAACGAAGCAGCAAAATTAATGGAAGATGTGAAAGTGGGAGCTATTATAGTTATGGAAAATAATACACCTGTAGGAATAATTACAGATAGAGATTTTACAGTAAAGATTGTAGCTCATGCTTATCAAATTACAACTCCAGTAAAACAGATTATGTCAACTCCTCTAATTGCAATAGGTCCTGATGAATCAGTGTGGATGGTAGCTGATCTAATGTATACTAGAGGTATTCGTAAACTACCAATTATAGAAGATGATAAAGTCATAGGAATTATCACTGCTACAGATCTAGTAAACCATCTTGCAATATCAACAGATGAAGATATTAGAAAAATGTATCATGAATCAGTGATCAAAGTTTACAAACAATATAGCCCATACAACTGATTAACCATTTACTATAGCAGACATTAATGATCTTCCACCAACTAATGCACCAATAGACAAACCAACATTTGCAACAAGATTAATAGCTAAAGTACCATAATGATGATTGTCAAACAGATTACTAGAATCTAACGCAAAAGATGACATTGTAGTAAGTGAACCACAGAAACCTACTGCAGCTAAGAGTGAATATCTCCCATCAAGATTCCACTGTTCTGATATAATGATAAACATGCCTAAGACAAATGCTCCAATAACATTAACAATCAAAACATTAAGAGGTAATGTATTAAACAGTAATGGCGATTCTGTTATTTTATATCTTAGAAAAGATCCAAGCACAGATCCGACTGCTAAAAATACAAATTCTAAACCTTTCATGATGTACCTCTAATTTTCGGATTATTAGATATTATTAGTGTAAAAGTTGATTTTTCATCCAATTAAGACAGTAATTTATTATTCTGAATGCTAAACTGAGGATTTTTATAGCATTGATAATTTTTGCACAATGAATGACGCTGAAACTAAGATGTCAAGACTATGGATTTGAGTGTGAATTCGTTTTGGATGGAGAGAAAAACATCACACTCCTTGAAAAACTACGACAACATTTTGAAGAGGAGCATGGTATTGAGTATACTACTGAAGCAATCACTCAAATGATTGTTAATCGTGGTCACTCTTTAGAATCTATACGAAAAGAATAATCTCTAATTTTAAAAAATTTATTTTTAACATTTATTAAAAAGTATTTTCTATAGCAAATAGAATTCATTCTAAGCAAAATTAGAGGAATTTTTTGAAGTTAAAATAGTCTTTTAGTAGTAAAATTACCTGTTTCAATCTATTTTTATTTTATGAATGCATATTCTGTGTAACAGTGTTAGAAGATTATTCAAATAATTATGATGTCAAGTGTAAACTAGACACTTGCAAAACCTATCCCATAATTACTGATTCAGAAAGAGGTGAAATATTTTGTGGGGGATGCGGTATTGTTCTAGTGCAAAACATGTCTGATACTTCAAATGAAGGAAACGGATACGGCCAAGAAGATTTTTTAAAATTATCAAGAACTGGTCCTGCAACATCATTAACCATGTATGACAGAGGATTATCAAGTGTAATTGGAATTAACAAAGATTCTTCAGGTAATACTTTATCAAATAAAACAAAATATGAATTTAAGAGACTTCGTACATGGGATCAAAGAAGCAAATCTAGATCAACTGTCTCATTAAGCAAAGCTTTTACTATATTGAATGGGATGAAGACAAAATTAGGAATACCAGATAATGCAGTTGAAAATGCAGCTTATATTTATAGAAAAATTTCAAATGCTAAACTAACTAGGGGAAGAACCATGGCTTCATTAGTTTCCGCATCTTTGTATGCAGCATGTAGAGAAAATAACATACCTAGAACATTAGACGATATTGTAATGGCAGGCAACATAGAAAGAAGAATCTTATCAAGAGATTTAAGAACAATTATCAAAAAACTAGGATTAAATCTAAATCAATATGATACCTCATCGTTTATTTCAAAAATTTCAAATAATATGAATTTGAAAGAAAAGACAAAACGTGATGCGTTTGATATCTTAAAACGTTGTGAAATAAAGGAAATTACTGCAGGAAAACATCCTGTAGCACAAGCAGCTGCTTCTCTGTATATTTCATGTATAATTAATGATGAGAAAATTAGTCAGAAGAAATTTGCAGAGGCATCTGGAGTAAGTGATGTCACCATAAGAAACAGAGTTGTCTTAATTAAAAAAACATTAAAAATATTAGAATAAAAATAGACTATTAGTAATTAAATTGATTTATTTAAAGAAATCAAATTCTTGATCTCTTTTTTGTTTAGGTAGATCTTCCATAACTGCTTGTACGACCTCATTATGATTATACGTGAGATGTCGTAAAAATTTTGCGGACTCGTCAGCTCTTTTCTTTGCATCCGCAAATAGCATTTCAGGACTACTTAATTCAGCCATCATTGTATTACATTCTTGGCATGGATTAAAGTCAAGATATAGCTTCATTGATTTGTATGACCTCCCTTAGTATTTAGACTATTTTATGGATTGTGGAATAGGAACATCTCTTCTAGGCTTTACCTTATTGATTGAATCGAGTAGATCTTCTTGTGATATCTTGATTTCTTTTACATTCTTTGATTTTCCACTTACATATCTCTTTAAAGCAGTAATTGCTGCTCTATTTGCAACAGCTGCAATTTCTGCACCGCTAAAACCATCTGTTAATTCTACTAGTTTTGCAATACTTACATCACTAGCTAATGGTTTCTTTTTGGTGTGAATCTCAAAGATATGTTGTCTTCCTTTTGAGTCAGGAGTTGGAACTTCTATGATTCTATCAAATCTTCCAGGCCTTAGTAGTGCTTCATCTATGATATCTAATCGGTTTGTTGCACCAATGATCAATACATTGTGTAATTCTTCAAGTCCATCAATTTCAGTTAAAATTTGTGAGACTACATTTTCGGTAACATGTGAGCTCGAATCTCCACTTCCTCTTCGTGGTACAAGTGCATCAACTTCATCTAAGAAGATAATACATGGTGCTGCTTGTCGCGCTTTCCTGAAAATTTCTCTAACTCCTTTTTCAGATTCACCAACCCATTTTGAAAGGAGTTCAGGGCCTTTAATGCTGATAAAGTTTGATTCTGTCATTTTAGCAAGTGCTTTTGCAATCAAAGTTTTACCTGTTCCAGGTGGACCATGAAGTAAAATTCCCTTTGGACTTTCTACATTAACATAATCAAATGCTTCTTTGTATTTCATAGGCCATTCAACTGCCTCTAAAAGTTCTTCTTTTAGTTTATCTAAACCACCAACATCATCCCAACTAACATCTGGAATTTGGACTTGTACTTCTCTAAGTGCACTTGGCCTAACTTCTTTTAATGCATCTCTGAAATCCTCACTTGTGATTTTTATCTTTTGAAGAATTTCAGATGAAATTTTTTCTTCATCAAGATCAATATCAGGAAGAAGTCTTCGAAGAGATCTCATTGCAGCTTCTTTTGATAATACTTCTAAATCAGCTCCTACAAATCCATGTGTAATTTTTGAAATTTGTTTAAGATCTACTTTTTCATCAATTGGCATTCCACGTGTGTGAATTGAGAGAATGTCAAACCTTCCTTCGGTATCTGGAATTCCAATTTCTATCTCCCTATCGAATCTACCTGGTCTTCGAAGTGCTGGATCTATAGAATCTGGTCTGTTAGTAGCTGCAATAACTACTACTTTTCCTCTAGATTTCATCCCATCCATTAATGTCAATAGTTGTGAAACTATTCTTTTCTCTACTTCGCCAGACACTTCATCTCTTTTTGGAGCAATAGAATCAATCTCATCTATGAAAATAATACTAGGTGCATTTTCCTCAGCCTGTGAGAAAATTTCTCTAATTTTTTCTTCACTTTCTCCATAATATTTTCCCATAATCTCTGGACCACTAAGTGAGATGAAATGAGCGTTTGTTTCTCCAGCTACTGCTTTTGCAAGTAAAGTCTTTCCTGTTCCAGGTGGACCATATAGCAACACACCTTTTGGTGCTTCTACGCCTATTTTTTCAAATAATTCAGGATGCCTCATTGGTAGTTCTACCATTTCACGAATTTTTCTAACTTCATTTTTTAAACCACCTAATTCATCATAAGTTATTCTTGGAACATTAGTATTAACTGCTTTTGTCATAGAACCAAGTTTGAATATTGTACTTTCTGTTACTATTACTGGTTTTGATGGTTTTGTACTAGTTACAATAAATTGAATTTTTCCTCCCATTTGGGTTGGAAGTTGAATTGAATCATGAACTGTAAATACATGATTTTGAAAATTTGTAATCATAACATCATGTAATTGTTCTTCATCAATAGCTAATTTTTCAGTTGGAGATAAAGTAATTTGTTCTGCGTCTGCAGCTTCTACTGATTTTATAGAAATTTTATCACCAATTCCAGCTCCAATGTTTTGTCTAGTCATTCCATCAATTTTGATAACACCAGTACCATATTCTTCAGTTGAACCAGGCCAAAG
Coding sequences within:
- a CDS encoding transcription initiation factor IIB, coding for MLEDYSNNYDVKCKLDTCKTYPIITDSERGEIFCGGCGIVLVQNMSDTSNEGNGYGQEDFLKLSRTGPATSLTMYDRGLSSVIGINKDSSGNTLSNKTKYEFKRLRTWDQRSKSRSTVSLSKAFTILNGMKTKLGIPDNAVENAAYIYRKISNAKLTRGRTMASLVSASLYAACRENNIPRTLDDIVMAGNIERRILSRDLRTIIKKLGLNLNQYDTSSFISKISNNMNLKEKTKRDAFDILKRCEIKEITAGKHPVAQAAASLYISCIINDEKISQKKFAEASGVSDVTIRNRVVLIKKTLKILE
- a CDS encoding CDC48 family AAA ATPase; translation: MDEIILKIVEIPQQHIGRGRAIVDPKIIEETKWKPGQILELTYNKKTHVKLWPGSTEEYGTGVIKIDGMTRQNIGAGIGDKISIKSVEAADAEQITLSPTEKLAIDEEQLHDVMITNFQNHVFTVHDSIQLPTQMGGKIQFIVTSTKPSKPVIVTESTIFKLGSMTKAVNTNVPRITYDELGGLKNEVRKIREMVELPMRHPELFEKIGVEAPKGVLLYGPPGTGKTLLAKAVAGETNAHFISLSGPEIMGKYYGESEEKIREIFSQAEENAPSIIFIDEIDSIAPKRDEVSGEVEKRIVSQLLTLMDGMKSRGKVVVIAATNRPDSIDPALRRPGRFDREIEIGIPDTEGRFDILSIHTRGMPIDEKVDLKQISKITHGFVGADLEVLSKEAAMRSLRRLLPDIDLDEEKISSEILQKIKITSEDFRDALKEVRPSALREVQVQIPDVSWDDVGGLDKLKEELLEAVEWPMKYKEAFDYVNVESPKGILLHGPPGTGKTLIAKALAKMTESNFISIKGPELLSKWVGESEKGVREIFRKARQAAPCIIFLDEVDALVPRRGSGDSSSHVTENVVSQILTEIDGLEELHNVLIIGATNRLDIIDEALLRPGRFDRIIEVPTPDSKGRQHIFEIHTKKKPLASDVSIAKLVELTDGFSGAEIAAVANRAAITALKRYVSGKSKNVKEIKISQEDLLDSINKVKPRRDVPIPQSIK